The proteins below come from a single Streptomyces sp. B3I8 genomic window:
- the arfB gene encoding alternative ribosome rescue aminoacyl-tRNA hydrolase ArfB, whose product MGGMSGPYVVRGSVSLPEAELVWKFSRSSGPGGQHVNTTDTQVEVRFDVARTEALPEVWKRRALERLNGRLVDGVLMVRASEHRSQWRNREAAAVRLAALLAEATAPPPKPRRPTRIPRGINERRLREKKQRSDTKRGRSGRGWQ is encoded by the coding sequence ATGGGAGGCATGTCCGGTCCGTATGTCGTGCGTGGTTCCGTCTCGTTGCCCGAGGCCGAGCTCGTGTGGAAGTTCTCGCGCTCCTCGGGGCCCGGTGGGCAGCATGTGAACACCACCGACACCCAGGTCGAGGTGCGGTTCGACGTGGCCCGGACCGAGGCGCTGCCCGAGGTGTGGAAGCGGCGTGCCCTGGAGCGGTTGAACGGGCGGCTGGTCGACGGCGTGCTCATGGTGCGGGCCTCCGAGCACCGTTCGCAATGGCGTAACCGCGAGGCGGCGGCCGTGCGTCTCGCCGCGCTGCTCGCCGAGGCGACCGCGCCGCCGCCCAAGCCGCGCCGGCCGACGCGGATCCCGCGGGGAATCAACGAACGGCGCCTGCGGGAGAAGAAACAGCGTTCCGATACCAAGCGAGGGCGTTCCGGCCGCGGCTGGCAGTGA